In Polyangiaceae bacterium, the genomic window GTCTCGATGCACGACGTCGATCTCGCGCCCGAGGCTCGCCGCGAGGGTCGCCGCAAGGCGCTCCGCGATCACTACGGAGCGGTGCCTGCCGCCGGTACAGCCGAAGGCCACCGTCAGGTAGCTCTTGCCCTCGCGCTCGAAGCGCGGAATCGCGAACGCCAAGAGCTCGCCCACCTTGTCCAAGAGCAGCTGGGTCTCGGCGTTTTCCAGCACGAAGGCTCGTATCCGCGGGTCGGTTCCCGGCAGCGGCTTGAGCTCGGGCACGAAGAAGGGATTGTCGAGGAAGCGCACGTCGAGCACGAGATCGGCGTCCACGGGTGCCCCGTACTTGAAGCCGAAGGAGACGAACCGCGTGTGCATGCTGGGCACGCCCCCTGCCCCGGGCCCGAACAGGTCGAACACCGAGCGCCGGAGGTCGTGCACGCTCAGCGTCGTCGTGTCCAGGATGCGCGTGGCGCGTGAGCGCAGCGGAGCCAGGCGCTCGCGCTCGATGCGGATGCCGTCGAGCACGTCGGTCGCGGTGCTGTCGCCGTCGGCGTCGAGCAGCGTGGCCAGCGGGTGCGGGCGGCGCGTGCTGGAGAAGCGGCGGAAAAGCGCCGAGTCGGAGGCGTCCAGGAACAGCACGGAGAGCTCGCGCCCCGGCTCGACGATGGCGTCGATCACGCTGCCGATGTTGTCGAGGAAGCTGCGCACGCGCACGTCCACGCCGAAGGCCAGCCGCCGGAGGCGGCCCTCTTCGAGCGCCTCGATGGTGGAAGGCAGCACCGGCGGCGGCAGGTTGTCCACGCAGAAGAAGCCGAGATCCTCCAGCGCGCGCAGCGCCGTCGACTTGCCCGCCCCGGACAGCCCAGTCAGCACGACGACCAGCGTCGCGCCGCTCATTTCTTCCGCTCTCCCAGCGGCACCACCGGCGGCGGCGCGGAGCTCTCGGTCGCTCGCGGCGCGCGGCCGGGCAGCGGTGGCAGCGAGCTCTCGGTGGCGCGCGAGGTCTCGGCGTCCACGCGCTCGATGAACTCGCGCGCCGGGTTGTGTCCGGCCTGCCTGAGCAGCTCGTCGCGCGCCGCGATCTCGATGATCGAGCTCATGTTGCGGCCCGGGCGCACGGGCACCAACACCTCCCGGACCGGCACCCCCAGGATCTCGCGAAAGTGATCTTCGATGCCGAGCCGGTCGTAGCCCCCCTGCTCACCGTGCGAAGAGTCCAGGTGCACGACCAGGTCGATGCGCTTGCGCTCTCGGACCGCGGTCACGCCGTAAAGGTCCTTGATGTTCAGGATGCCGAGCCCGCGCACCTCGATGTGATGGCGCAGCAACGTCGCCGGCTGGCCAAACACCATCCCGGGTGGTTTGTAGTCGCACTCGATGACGTCGTCCGCGACCAGGCGGTGGCCGTGCATCACGAGCTCCAGCGCGCACTCGCTCTTGCCGATGCCGCTCTTGCCCAAGAGCAAGACGCCGACCTCGAAGACGTCGACCAGGACGCCGTGGATGCGTGCGCGCGGTGCCAGGCGCTCGTCCAGGAGGCTGTGGATGGCCGTGATGGCGCGCGACGAGCGCTCCTTGACCACGCACAGCGGGGTGCCGGTGCGGTGCGCCTCCTCCACCAGGACCAAGGGCGGGACCACGCCGCGGGTCACGATGACCAACGACAGCTCGAGCTGGAACAGGTGTCGCGCGGCGCCGCGTTGCTGCTCGGCAGGCAGGCTCTCGATGTAGGAGATCTCGGTCTCGCCCAGGATCTGGATGCGGGTCGGGACGATGCCGTGCGGGTGGCCGACCAGCGCGAGCCCGGACTTCTGGATGCGCGGGTGATCGACCAGCCGATCCAGCCCGTTCGCTCCGGCCACCACCGACAGATCGAGACTCAAGTCCGCGTCCCCGACCAACGCCCGCACCGTGAGGGAACGGGCCGCGTTGTTCGGAGGCTCGTAGACGGTCATCTCTACCTGGGATCGGTGTCGTGGTCCGCGATGAGCTGGAAGGCTGCGGCCGAATCGCCGGACTCGATCAGGCGGCGGCGCATGTCGGAGTCGCGGAGCAGCCGGGAGATCCGCGCCAGCGCCCGCAAGTGCTCGCCGGTGGCGCGCTTGGGCCCGACCACACCGAAGATGATGTTGACGTCTTCGCCGTCGATGGAGTCGAAAGCGACTCCTTTGGGGCACAGGATGAGGGCGGCTGCCTGACCCGGCGCGCTGTCGACCGCTGTGTGGGGGATGGCCACCCCGTCACCGATGCCGGTGCTCTGCAGCCGCTCGCGTTCGGCGAGCGCCTCCTCGAGCACTTGTTGGTCCGAGCCCACCACTGGCGCGATGAACTCCGCCAGGAGGCGCAAGGCTTCCTTCTTGTCCGATACCGTACCCGAGGCATCCACATGGATGCGTTGGGCGGCGAGCATTTCGCTTAGGCGCATGGGGCTCCGCGCTCTGCCAGCGTTTCCGAAAGGAACGCCGGTGTGGGTTACGAGCGAGTCTTCTTGGCTTTCGTTCCCCCGGTCTTCTTGGTCGTGCGCGTCACCTTCTTGGCGACGCGCTTGGCGACGGGCTCCGCCAGCGGCGCGGCCGAGGCTACGGTGCTCGACTTGATGGATTCCCGGCCGCGCTTCTTCTTGGCCTCGGCGGCGCCTTTCTGGCCGCGGAT contains:
- the rapZ gene encoding RNase adapter RapZ; protein product: MSGATLVVVLTGLSGAGKSTALRALEDLGFFCVDNLPPPVLPSTIEALEEGRLRRLAFGVDVRVRSFLDNIGSVIDAIVEPGRELSVLFLDASDSALFRRFSSTRRPHPLATLLDADGDSTATDVLDGIRIERERLAPLRSRATRILDTTTLSVHDLRRSVFDLFGPGAGGVPSMHTRFVSFGFKYGAPVDADLVLDVRFLDNPFFVPELKPLPGTDPRIRAFVLENAETQLLLDKVGELLAFAIPRFEREGKSYLTVAFGCTGGRHRSVVIAERLAATLAASLGREIDVVHRDVEKVTLEERPGGGEGGSA
- the hprK gene encoding HPr(Ser) kinase/phosphatase; this encodes MTVYEPPNNAARSLTVRALVGDADLSLDLSVVAGANGLDRLVDHPRIQKSGLALVGHPHGIVPTRIQILGETEISYIESLPAEQQRGAARHLFQLELSLVIVTRGVVPPLVLVEEAHRTGTPLCVVKERSSRAITAIHSLLDERLAPRARIHGVLVDVFEVGVLLLGKSGIGKSECALELVMHGHRLVADDVIECDYKPPGMVFGQPATLLRHHIEVRGLGILNIKDLYGVTAVRERKRIDLVVHLDSSHGEQGGYDRLGIEDHFREILGVPVREVLVPVRPGRNMSSIIEIAARDELLRQAGHNPAREFIERVDAETSRATESSLPPLPGRAPRATESSAPPPVVPLGERKK
- a CDS encoding PTS sugar transporter subunit IIA; amino-acid sequence: MRLSEMLAAQRIHVDASGTVSDKKEALRLLAEFIAPVVGSDQQVLEEALAERERLQSTGIGDGVAIPHTAVDSAPGQAAALILCPKGVAFDSIDGEDVNIIFGVVGPKRATGEHLRALARISRLLRDSDMRRRLIESGDSAAAFQLIADHDTDPR